One segment of Ascidiaceihabitans donghaensis DNA contains the following:
- a CDS encoding calcium/sodium antiporter, translating to MMPWLLSGLGLVILLLAGDALVKGAVNLSLRLGVPALIVSLTIVAFGTSAPELLIAISAILDDAPGLALGNVVGSNTANVLLVLGVPALMATLHTSECDTRKNFNFMLAATFLFLALAFRGVFDMTAGLALLGALGYVLFDAFRQAKAHRIACKSAPDEDEEIEGADPDMPWWRIITFLVLGLIGLPLGADLLVDNATVIAKTYGVSDTVIGLTLVAVGTSLPELATTVMAALRRQADVALGNVIGSNMFNLLAIIGIATLVGPIPVDPSFLRFDLWVMLGASVLLIPFVYLRKDITRNWGIALTAAYVGYLALVLI from the coding sequence TTGATGCCATGGTTGCTGTCCGGTCTTGGACTGGTCATCTTGCTTTTGGCGGGGGATGCGTTGGTCAAAGGCGCTGTGAATCTGTCTCTGCGTCTTGGCGTGCCGGCTCTGATCGTAAGTTTGACGATTGTTGCCTTTGGTACATCCGCGCCTGAATTGTTGATTGCGATATCGGCAATTTTGGACGATGCGCCGGGCTTGGCTTTGGGGAATGTGGTTGGGTCGAACACCGCCAATGTGTTGTTGGTCCTTGGTGTGCCTGCCTTGATGGCGACGCTACATACTTCGGAATGTGACACGCGCAAAAACTTCAATTTCATGCTGGCGGCGACCTTTTTGTTTCTCGCCCTCGCGTTCCGCGGTGTGTTTGATATGACAGCCGGCCTCGCTTTGTTGGGCGCGCTTGGATACGTTCTGTTTGACGCTTTCCGGCAGGCCAAGGCGCATCGGATTGCATGTAAATCCGCCCCCGATGAAGATGAAGAAATCGAAGGGGCTGACCCCGATATGCCGTGGTGGCGCATCATCACGTTTTTGGTGCTGGGATTGATCGGATTGCCTTTGGGTGCTGACCTATTGGTGGACAATGCCACGGTGATTGCCAAAACCTACGGCGTCAGTGACACCGTCATTGGGTTGACACTGGTGGCGGTGGGCACTTCTTTGCCGGAACTTGCGACAACCGTTATGGCAGCGCTGCGCAGGCAAGCCGATGTGGCATTGGGCAACGTCATCGGATCGAATATGTTCAACCTGTTGGCGATCATTGGCATCGCAACGCTTGTGGGCCCAATACCGGTGGACCCGTCATTCTTGCGCTTTGATCTGTGGGTTATGTTGGGGGCTTCGGTCTTGCTGATCCCGTTCGTGTATTTGCGCAAGGATATCACCCGCAATTGGGGGATTGCCTTGACCGCGGCGTATGTGGGCTACCTTGCTTTGGTGTTGATCTAA
- the uvrC gene encoding excinuclease ABC subunit UvrC produces the protein MATETDASQPQIATGPDVIQGYLKTIDGSPGVYRMLDSESRVLYVGKARNLRARVSNYARPSGHSGRIARMISLTASMMFLTTRTETEALLLEQNLIKQLKPKFNVLLRDDKSFPNILVTAEHDYPQIKKHRGAKKEKGAYYGPFASAGAVNRTLNQLQRVFMLRDCSNAMFDSRTRPCLQYQIKRCSAPCVGKITPDAYRETVKDAEKFLSGKNADIQAKLAGEMTQASDDMEFERAAALRDRIKALTQVQTAQGVNPRSVSEADIIALHLEGGQACVQVFFIRANQNWGNHDYYPRVGVDVDAAEALEAFIGQFYDVREPPRQLILSNDLENPDLMAEALAIKAGRKVEILVPQRGEKAELIDGALRNARESLARKMAETATQAKLLKGVADAFDLDAPPQRIEAYDNSHIQGTNAVGGMIVAGPDGFMKNQYRKFNIKGDDLTPGDDFGMMKEVLTRRFKRLLKEDPDRSKGMWPDLLLIDGGAGQVSAVREIMIEYGVGDVPMVGVAKGIDRDAGKEEFYRTGKRPFALRHNDPVLYFIQRLRDEVHRFAIGTHRAKRAKAVGATPLDDVPGVGAARKRALLAHFGSAKAVSRANLADLKAVEGVSAALAQKVYDFFQEG, from the coding sequence ATGGCGACTGAAACCGACGCTTCACAACCCCAGATAGCCACAGGCCCTGATGTCATTCAGGGGTATCTCAAGACGATTGATGGCTCCCCCGGTGTGTACCGCATGTTGGACAGCGAAAGCCGCGTTCTATACGTTGGAAAAGCCCGTAATCTTCGTGCACGCGTCAGTAACTATGCCAGACCGTCCGGCCATTCGGGCCGCATTGCACGCATGATTTCCCTGACAGCGTCGATGATGTTCTTGACGACGCGCACCGAAACAGAGGCGCTGTTGCTGGAACAGAACCTGATCAAACAGCTCAAGCCGAAGTTCAATGTGCTGTTACGCGACGACAAAAGCTTTCCCAACATTCTGGTCACTGCCGAACACGATTACCCACAAATCAAAAAACACCGCGGTGCCAAAAAGGAAAAAGGTGCCTATTACGGCCCCTTTGCATCCGCAGGTGCCGTCAACCGCACGCTAAATCAATTGCAACGGGTGTTTATGCTGCGCGATTGTTCCAACGCGATGTTCGACAGCCGCACGCGGCCGTGTTTGCAGTATCAAATCAAACGCTGTTCTGCGCCGTGTGTTGGCAAAATCACCCCGGATGCATACCGCGAAACGGTCAAAGACGCCGAGAAATTCCTAAGCGGCAAGAATGCGGACATTCAGGCCAAACTGGCCGGCGAAATGACGCAGGCGTCTGATGATATGGAATTCGAACGCGCCGCTGCTCTGCGTGACCGCATCAAAGCCCTGACCCAAGTGCAAACCGCCCAAGGCGTGAACCCGCGTAGCGTGTCCGAGGCCGACATCATTGCATTGCATCTGGAAGGGGGGCAGGCCTGTGTGCAGGTCTTCTTCATCCGGGCCAACCAGAACTGGGGCAATCACGATTATTACCCGCGTGTTGGCGTAGATGTGGATGCGGCAGAGGCGCTGGAAGCCTTCATTGGCCAGTTTTACGATGTGCGCGAACCGCCGCGTCAACTGATCTTGTCCAATGATCTCGAAAACCCGGATTTGATGGCAGAAGCGCTGGCAATAAAAGCGGGCCGCAAAGTTGAAATTCTGGTGCCACAACGCGGTGAAAAAGCGGAATTGATCGATGGCGCATTGCGCAACGCGCGCGAAAGCCTTGCACGTAAAATGGCCGAAACCGCGACACAGGCCAAATTGCTGAAAGGTGTGGCAGACGCGTTTGATCTGGATGCGCCGCCCCAACGCATCGAAGCCTATGATAACTCGCATATCCAGGGCACCAATGCGGTGGGGGGAATGATTGTGGCGGGCCCCGACGGGTTCATGAAAAACCAGTATCGAAAATTCAACATCAAAGGCGATGATCTTACACCGGGCGATGACTTCGGGATGATGAAAGAGGTGCTAACGCGCCGCTTCAAAAGGCTTCTGAAAGAGGACCCCGATCGCAGCAAAGGCATGTGGCCGGATTTGCTGCTCATCGACGGTGGGGCGGGGCAGGTCAGCGCTGTCCGTGAAATCATGATTGAATACGGTGTAGGGGATGTCCCGATGGTCGGGGTGGCCAAGGGGATTGACCGCGACGCAGGCAAAGAAGAATTTTACCGCACAGGGAAGCGCCCCTTTGCTTTGCGACATAACGATCCGGTTTTGTACTTTATCCAACGGTTGCGCGACGAAGTGCACAGATTCGCAATCGGAACACACCGCGCAAAACGGGCCAAGGCAGTGGGCGCCACTCCTTTGGACGATGTGCCCGGCGTTGGCGCCGCACGAAAGCGGGCACTTTTGGCCCATTTCGGGTCTGCCAAGGCCGTAAGTCGCGCAAATCTTGCCGATCTGAAAGCTGTCGAAGGGGTCTCGGCGGCCTTGGCACAAAAGGTCTATGACTTCTTTCAGGAAGGGTAA
- a CDS encoding S49 family peptidase produces MKRWIPFIKSELTVSVIRLQGMIAGGGRGALNDAGLTAVIERAFSKGKPAAVALEINSPGGSPVQSSLIAARIRRLADEKDIPVLAFVEDVAASGGYWLATAADEIYADESSILGSIGVISAGFGAHELLAKQGVERRVYTAGKSKSMLDPFRPENPEDVARLKGLLEELHGNFKGHVAARRGAKLTQEMDLFTGEVWLARKATELGLIDGIGHLKPMLQDRFGEKVKINRYGVKKPFLARFGAQLMQDAVTNIEERAAYAQFGL; encoded by the coding sequence ATGAAACGCTGGATACCCTTTATCAAATCCGAACTCACCGTATCTGTGATCCGCCTGCAAGGGATGATCGCGGGCGGGGGACGTGGCGCATTGAATGACGCGGGCCTGACTGCCGTCATCGAGCGGGCTTTTTCCAAAGGAAAACCTGCAGCCGTCGCCCTTGAAATAAATTCACCCGGTGGCAGCCCTGTGCAATCATCGCTGATTGCGGCACGCATTCGACGGCTTGCGGATGAAAAAGACATCCCAGTATTGGCATTTGTCGAAGATGTTGCTGCATCAGGTGGGTATTGGCTGGCCACAGCCGCAGACGAGATTTACGCCGATGAAAGCTCTATTCTTGGGTCAATCGGGGTCATATCTGCCGGTTTTGGGGCCCATGAATTGCTGGCAAAACAAGGGGTCGAGCGCCGGGTTTATACAGCCGGAAAATCCAAATCGATGTTGGACCCGTTCCGCCCGGAAAATCCGGAAGATGTGGCACGACTGAAGGGCTTGTTGGAAGAGCTGCATGGCAATTTCAAGGGCCACGTTGCGGCACGTCGCGGTGCAAAACTGACCCAAGAGATGGATTTGTTCACCGGAGAAGTCTGGCTGGCCCGCAAAGCCACGGAACTGGGTTTGATCGATGGCATTGGCCACTTGAAGCCAATGTTGCAGGATCGCTTCGGGGAGAAAGTCAAAATTAACCGTTATGGTGTTAAGAAGCCCTTTCTGGCGCGTTTCGGCGCACAATTGATGCAAGATGCAGTCACCAACATCGAAGAACGGGCTGCATATGCCCAGTTCGGGTTGTGA
- a CDS encoding ABC transporter permease, whose amino-acid sequence MNWTAIRAIYVFEMTRFFRTFVQSFISPIISTSLYFVVFGAAIGSRIDEVDGVSYGAFIVPGLIMLTVMTQAISNASFGIYFPKFIGTIYELLSAPLSFLEIVVGYVGAAATKAFFIGTVILGTSFFFVDIQIAHPLAMIAFLLLTCFSFALFGFIIGIWAGNFEQLQLVPLLIVTPLVFLGGSFYSISMLPPVWQTISMFNPVVYLVSGFRWAFFGLEDVPVLTSLLAIGLFSAMCLAAVYWIFKSGWRIRQ is encoded by the coding sequence ATGAACTGGACAGCAATTCGCGCGATTTATGTATTTGAAATGACGCGATTTTTCAGAACCTTTGTGCAAAGCTTTATCTCGCCTATCATTTCGACGTCTTTGTATTTCGTGGTGTTCGGTGCCGCCATTGGCAGCCGCATAGACGAGGTGGATGGTGTCAGTTACGGGGCGTTTATCGTGCCGGGGCTGATCATGTTGACGGTTATGACCCAAGCCATATCCAACGCATCTTTTGGCATTTATTTTCCCAAGTTCATCGGCACGATTTATGAATTGTTGTCCGCGCCGCTTAGCTTTCTCGAGATCGTCGTGGGCTATGTCGGGGCAGCAGCCACCAAGGCGTTTTTCATTGGCACCGTCATCCTTGGCACGTCGTTCTTTTTCGTGGACATTCAGATCGCGCATCCTTTGGCGATGATCGCATTTTTGCTACTGACATGCTTCAGTTTTGCGCTGTTCGGGTTCATCATCGGCATCTGGGCTGGCAACTTTGAGCAGCTGCAACTGGTGCCTCTGCTGATTGTGACGCCTTTGGTGTTTCTGGGGGGATCTTTCTATTCTATTTCGATGTTGCCCCCGGTTTGGCAAACCATTTCGATGTTCAATCCGGTTGTGTATCTGGTGTCGGGTTTCCGCTGGGCCTTCTTCGGGCTTGAGGACGTGCCGGTGCTGACCAGCTTGTTGGCCATCGGTTTGTTTTCAGCGATGTGTTTGGCTGCAGTCTACTGGATTTTCAAAAGTGGCTGGCGCATTCGCCAGTGA
- a CDS encoding SDR family oxidoreductase, with protein sequence MTRYSPNALVTGSSHRLGRAMALYLGQRGYNVAVHYAFSDDGASDVVDQIKGMGRNAVALQADLLHEAQSQALLGQAADALGGPITCLVNNASIFEYDDFTTGTRDSWDRHIESNLRAPFVLTQAMAAQGLQPGRDAAQEPLASALIVNMIDQRVRKLTPEFTSYTIAKMGLWALTQTAAQGLAPVIRVNGIGPGPTLQGGRQTAQDFATQRAATTLQRGANPDDITAALGYFLDAPAVTGQLLCVDGGQHLAWQTADVLDVE encoded by the coding sequence ATGACACGCTATTCGCCAAATGCACTCGTGACCGGTTCAAGCCATCGGTTGGGGCGCGCAATGGCGCTGTATTTGGGGCAACGCGGCTACAATGTTGCTGTGCACTATGCATTCTCTGACGATGGCGCATCCGACGTGGTCGATCAGATAAAAGGCATGGGGCGAAATGCCGTTGCTTTGCAGGCTGATCTTTTACACGAAGCGCAAAGCCAGGCTTTGCTTGGGCAGGCCGCTGACGCGCTTGGCGGACCGATCACGTGTTTGGTCAACAACGCATCCATCTTCGAATACGACGATTTCACAACAGGCACGCGGGACAGTTGGGACAGGCACATCGAAAGCAATCTGCGGGCGCCGTTTGTCTTGACGCAAGCCATGGCAGCACAAGGGCTGCAACCCGGCCGCGACGCCGCACAAGAGCCGCTTGCCAGTGCTTTGATCGTCAACATGATCGACCAGCGTGTGCGTAAACTGACGCCTGAATTTACCAGCTACACAATTGCGAAAATGGGGCTTTGGGCTTTGACGCAAACTGCGGCGCAGGGCTTGGCGCCTGTGATCCGGGTCAACGGCATAGGGCCGGGGCCAACACTGCAAGGTGGACGTCAGACGGCACAGGATTTTGCCACGCAACGGGCAGCTACAACGCTACAACGTGGGGCCAACCCGGACGATATTACTGCTGCTTTGGGGTACTTTCTGGACGCGCCTGCCGTAACGGGGCAGTTGTTGTGTGTCGATGGTGGACAGCACTTGGCATGGCAAACAGCGGATGTGTTAGACGTTGAATAA